From the genome of Triticum aestivum cultivar Chinese Spring chromosome 3B, IWGSC CS RefSeq v2.1, whole genome shotgun sequence, one region includes:
- the LOC123072891 gene encoding probable aquaporin TIP1-2, giving the protein MPVSRIAIGAPGELSHPDTFRAGVAEFISMLIFVFAGSGSGMAFGKLTDGGATTPAGLIAAALAHAFALFVAVSVGANISGGHVNPAVTFGAFVGGNISLLKAVVYWVAQLLGSVVACLLLKIATGGEAVGAFSLSAGVGVWNAVVFEIVMTFGLVYTVYATAVDPKRGDLGVIAPIAIGFIVGANILAGGAFDGASMNPAVSFGPAVVTGVWENHWVYWLGPFAGAAIAALVYDICFIGQRPHEQLPTADY; this is encoded by the exons ATGCCGGTGAGCAGGATCGCCATCGGCGCCCCGGGGGAGCTGTCCCACCCGGACACCTTCCGCGCCGGCGTCGCCGAGTTCATCTCCATGCTCATCTTCGTCTTCGCCGGCTCAGGCTCCGGCATGGCCTTCG GCAAGCTGACTGACGGCGGCGCGACGACGCCGGCGGGGCTGATCGCGGCGGCGCTGGCGCACGCGTTCGCGCTCTTCGTGGCCGTGTCCGTGGGCGCCAACATCTCGGGCGGGCACGTGAACCCGGCCGTCACATTCGGCGCCTTCGTGGGCGGCAACATCAGCCTGCTCAAGGCGGTGGTGTACTGGGTGGCGCAGCTGCTCGGCTCCgtcgtggcctgcctcctcctcaagATCGCCACCGGCGGCGAGGCCGTGGGCGCCTTCTCGCTCTCCGCCGGCGTCGGCGTCTGGAACGCCGTGGTCTTCGAGATCGTCATGACCTTCGGGCTCGTCTACACGGTGTACGCCACGGCGGTCGACCCCAAGCGCGGCGACCTCGGGGTCATCGCGCCCATCGCCATCGGCTTCATCGTCGGCGCCAACATCCTCGCCGGCGGCGCCTTCGACGGCGCCTCCATGAACCCCGCCGTCTCCTTCGGCCCCGCTGTCGTCACCGGCGTCTGGGAGAACCACTGGGTGTACTGGCTCGGCCCCTtcgccggcgccgccatcgccgccctcGTCTACGACATCTGCTTCATCGGCCAGCGGCCCCACGAGCAGCTCCCCACCGCCGACTACTGA